Below is a genomic region from Tenuifilum sp. 4138str.
TGCGGGCAATTTGGCAACCTCGTTGGCTGTTGCGTTAAGCAATGCAGGGTTTCCTATCCTACAGGTTTACTCCAGAACCGTGGAGAGTGCAAGTAAATTGGCAAACCTTGTTGGGGCTGAGCCAATTTGCAAACTTGAAAGTTTGAGAACCAGTGCGAGTATCTATATTGTTGCTCTTCCCGATGATGTTATTGCCAGTATTGTTTCAGTTTTGCCTGAGCTAAAGGGTTGTGTTGTTCATACTAGTGGAAGTACTCCCATGTCGGTTTTTGAAGGGTTGAGGGCTAAGGGCTTTGGCGTTTTTTACCCTTTTCAAACCTTTTCGCGGAGTAAGATAGTTCCCTTTAGTAACATTCCTATTTGCCTTGAGGCAAGTAACGATGAATGCTACGCTTCCCTGGAGCAGTTTGCCTCAAAATTGTCGGGAACTATAGTTCCCATGAGTTCAGAGCAGCGAAGGTGGTTACACCTTTCAGGTGTTTTTGCATGTAATTTTACAAACCACATGTTGGCTTTGGCATACCAATTAACCACGGAGCATCATATTAGTTTTGAGGTTGTTAAACCTCTTGTGGAGGAAACCATTCGCAAGGCTTTTGAGGGGAATCCGGCACTTTACCAAACCGGTCCCGCTGTACGTAACGATATTCAAACCATGGAGCGCCATGCTCAGATGTTGAAAG
It encodes:
- a CDS encoding Rossmann-like and DUF2520 domain-containing protein, whose protein sequence is MIHDVVLLGAGNLATSLAVALSNAGFPILQVYSRTVESASKLANLVGAEPICKLESLRTSASIYIVALPDDVIASIVSVLPELKGCVVHTSGSTPMSVFEGLRAKGFGVFYPFQTFSRSKIVPFSNIPICLEASNDECYASLEQFASKLSGTIVPMSSEQRRWLHLSGVFACNFTNHMLALAYQLTTEHHISFEVVKPLVEETIRKAFEGNPALYQTGPAVRNDIQTMERHAQMLKVFGLADLYKELSLSIQKLSGSDKGLKNRT